In Liquorilactobacillus hordei DSM 19519, the following proteins share a genomic window:
- a CDS encoding DUF1292 domain-containing protein, translating into MNDNDNLMTLVDENGNETLYEVLFTFESDDYGKSYILLIPAGAQPEEQVDVLAFSFDPNEDGEAVDAQLHDIESDEEWDMVEGVLDTFLNDENMQ; encoded by the coding sequence ATGAATGATAATGATAACTTGATGACTTTAGTCGACGAAAATGGAAATGAAACATTATATGAAGTTCTTTTTACTTTTGAGTCTGATGATTATGGTAAGTCATATATCTTATTAATCCCTGCGGGTGCACAACCTGAAGAACAAGTTGATGTTTTGGCATTTTCATTTGATCCTAATGAAGATGGAGAAGCTGTTGATGCACAATTGCATGACATTGAAAGTGATGAAGAATGGGATATGGTCGAAGGTGTGCTTGATACATTTTTGAATGATGAAAATATGCAATAG
- a CDS encoding DEAD/DEAH box helicase, translating to MKETFEQFGFNEYINKALKKINFDTPTEVQQRLIPLIKEGRSVVGQSQTGSGKTHTFLLPIINAINSSVAEVQAVITTPSRELAYQIYEATKQIIEEYPAQELSAANYVGGTDKQRQIDKLKHRQPQIVIGTPGRVLDLVKNGALDIHKAHFLVVDEADMTLDLGFLKEVDAIASTLPTDLQMLVFSATIPEKLKPFLKKYMQSPVVEVVENKNVISPTIDNWLLSTKGRDRNGIIYKLLTMGQPYLALVFTNTKTRADELTDYLRAQGLKVAKIHGGIEPRERKRVMRDVQNLDYQYVVATDLAARGIDIEGVSHIINDDIPDDLEFFIHRVGRTGRNGMSGIAITLYAPSDDEKIAELEELGVKFKPKAIKNDEVVDSYDRDRREKRHVKKDRLDGKLVGMVKKEKKKKKPGYKNKIKRAIKRQEQQDRKITRRQKTREERKKH from the coding sequence ATGAAAGAAACATTTGAACAATTCGGTTTTAATGAGTATATCAACAAGGCTTTAAAGAAAATAAATTTTGACACACCAACAGAAGTTCAACAGCGGTTAATTCCGTTGATAAAAGAAGGAAGAAGTGTAGTTGGACAATCACAGACTGGAAGTGGGAAAACACATACTTTCTTGTTACCAATTATTAATGCTATTAATTCTTCTGTTGCAGAAGTCCAAGCAGTTATTACGACACCTAGTCGTGAGCTAGCATATCAGATATATGAAGCAACAAAGCAAATTATAGAAGAATATCCTGCTCAAGAGCTTTCTGCGGCTAATTATGTTGGTGGAACTGATAAGCAACGACAGATTGACAAGTTAAAACATCGGCAGCCACAAATTGTAATTGGAACACCTGGCCGTGTACTTGATTTGGTGAAGAATGGTGCACTAGACATTCATAAGGCCCATTTCCTTGTAGTGGATGAAGCTGATATGACCCTTGACTTGGGTTTCTTAAAGGAAGTTGATGCAATTGCTTCAACACTGCCAACTGATTTACAGATGCTGGTTTTTTCAGCAACTATTCCAGAGAAACTAAAACCTTTTTTGAAGAAGTATATGCAGTCCCCAGTTGTAGAAGTTGTTGAGAATAAAAATGTAATTAGTCCAACAATTGACAATTGGTTGTTATCAACCAAAGGTAGAGACCGCAATGGGATAATTTACAAATTATTAACGATGGGACAGCCCTATTTGGCTTTAGTTTTCACTAACACGAAAACAAGAGCGGATGAGTTGACGGATTATCTGCGTGCTCAAGGGTTGAAAGTAGCCAAAATTCATGGTGGAATTGAACCTCGTGAGAGAAAACGAGTAATGCGAGATGTCCAAAATCTTGACTATCAATATGTTGTTGCAACCGATCTTGCAGCACGTGGAATTGATATTGAAGGAGTATCACATATTATTAATGATGATATTCCAGACGATTTAGAGTTTTTCATTCATCGTGTCGGAAGAACTGGTCGAAATGGAATGAGCGGAATTGCGATTACCTTATATGCACCAAGTGATGATGAAAAAATTGCTGAACTTGAGGAATTGGGTGTGAAATTCAAACCTAAAGCAATTAAGAATGATGAAGTTGTTGATTCTTATGACCGGGATCGGCGTGAAAAACGTCATGTTAAGAAGGACAGACTTGATGGTAAGCTTGTTGGAATGGTAAAAAAGGAAAAGAAGAAGAAAAAGCCTGGGTATAAAAATAAAATTAAACGTGCAATTAAAAGGCAAGAACAGCAAGATCGAAAAATTACAAGAAGACAGAAAACACGTGAAGAACGAAAGAAACACTGA
- the ruvX gene encoding Holliday junction resolvase RuvX codes for MTRLMGLDVGSKTVGVAVSDLLGWTAQGIEIISIDEDNEEFGIERVKELVQQYEISGFVLGLPKNMNNTSGPRVEASKRYGELLTKTFGLPIDFQDERLTTVAAERMLVEQADTSRKKRKKVIDKVAAGLILQNYLDKKGPLLQN; via the coding sequence GTGACGAGATTAATGGGACTTGATGTTGGATCTAAGACGGTTGGAGTTGCGGTTAGTGATCTGCTTGGGTGGACAGCACAAGGAATTGAAATTATTTCTATAGATGAAGATAATGAAGAATTTGGAATTGAACGTGTTAAGGAACTTGTTCAGCAGTATGAAATAAGCGGTTTTGTACTAGGTTTACCTAAGAATATGAATAATACTTCTGGACCAAGAGTTGAGGCGTCAAAGAGGTATGGTGAATTATTGACAAAAACTTTTGGATTGCCGATAGACTTTCAAGACGAGCGACTTACAACAGTTGCTGCGGAAAGAATGCTGGTTGAACAGGCTGATACATCGCGTAAGAAGAGGAAGAAAGTAATTGATAAGGTAGCGGCTGGTTTAATTTTACAAAACTACCTAGATAAAAAAGGACCTCTTTTGCAGAATTAA
- a CDS encoding methionine ABC transporter permease has protein sequence MADFFAKYLPNVVSQGWSGDGGWLTAIGETFYMIFWPAVFGGLLGLSFGIGLVLTDSDGILPNKTFFSIFDKIVSFFRAIPFIILLALIAPVTHFLVGTQIGTLGALVPLSLGLFPFYARQVQVALKSVDHGIIEAAQSIGATFWDLIFEVYLREARSELIRVTTVTMISLVGLTAMAGAVGAGGLGNMAIAYGYGRFANDITFIATFLVLVIVLAIQLLGDFLAKVFNHKSV, from the coding sequence ATGGCTGATTTTTTTGCAAAATATTTGCCTAACGTTGTGTCTCAAGGATGGAGCGGTGATGGTGGCTGGTTGACTGCAATTGGCGAAACCTTTTATATGATTTTTTGGCCAGCAGTTTTTGGCGGCTTACTTGGATTATCGTTTGGAATTGGGTTAGTCTTAACCGACTCAGATGGAATTTTGCCAAATAAAACATTCTTTAGTATTTTTGACAAGATTGTTTCTTTCTTCAGAGCTATTCCTTTTATCATCTTACTGGCACTTATAGCTCCTGTAACCCATTTTCTTGTTGGAACACAAATTGGAACTCTTGGTGCCTTGGTTCCTTTATCATTAGGATTATTTCCATTTTATGCACGTCAAGTCCAAGTTGCTTTGAAAAGTGTTGATCATGGAATTATCGAAGCAGCTCAATCGATAGGTGCAACTTTTTGGGATTTGATTTTTGAAGTTTATCTTAGGGAAGCACGTTCCGAACTGATTCGGGTTACTACTGTAACGATGATTAGTTTGGTTGGTTTAACAGCGATGGCCGGTGCAGTTGGGGCTGGTGGACTTGGTAATATGGCAATTGCCTATGGTTATGGGCGCTTTGCAAATGATATTACATTTATAGCCACATTTTTGGTATTGGTAATTGTTTTGGCTATTCAGTTGTTAGGTGATTTTTTAGCCAAAGTCTTCAATCATAAATCAGTTTAA
- a CDS encoding DHH family phosphoesterase: MTVEQKILAKIEEFDTIIIHRHQRPDPDAYGSQCGLAAILRANFPQKKVYQVGEKVHGLAWIAEPEEIADEVYRDALVIVTDTANQPRVDDQRYLSGKALIKIDHHPNEDPYGDPCWVKTDASSCSEIIVDFANANNLVIPDEAARMLYAGIIGDTGRFMYDATTSHTLNVAAQLIEHNFDAAQINRRLDSIELPVARLAAYVYENMEFTEHGAAYIILTSEVMKQFNLKDASTAPIVPLIGKVVGVKCWTILVQQKDGSFRLRIRSKAPIINELAKEYGGGGHPLASGAFMHDDQQIPEYIKKLDAIAESYNGED; encoded by the coding sequence ATGACAGTAGAACAAAAAATATTAGCAAAAATCGAGGAATTTGACACGATTATTATTCATCGTCATCAAAGACCCGATCCTGATGCGTATGGGTCTCAATGCGGGTTGGCCGCTATCTTGAGAGCAAACTTTCCACAAAAGAAAGTTTATCAAGTTGGAGAAAAAGTCCATGGGTTAGCGTGGATTGCTGAGCCAGAGGAAATCGCTGATGAAGTATATCGAGATGCACTAGTGATTGTAACTGATACTGCAAATCAACCACGAGTTGATGACCAACGCTATTTAAGTGGAAAAGCTCTAATCAAGATTGATCATCATCCTAATGAGGATCCATATGGAGATCCTTGCTGGGTTAAGACAGATGCATCAAGTTGTTCAGAAATTATTGTAGATTTTGCAAATGCAAATAATTTAGTGATACCAGACGAAGCAGCAAGAATGCTTTATGCTGGTATAATTGGTGATACTGGGCGATTTATGTATGATGCTACGACGTCGCATACATTGAATGTTGCTGCCCAATTAATTGAGCACAATTTCGATGCTGCGCAGATTAATCGTCGACTTGACAGTATTGAATTGCCGGTTGCCAGATTAGCTGCTTATGTTTATGAAAATATGGAATTTACTGAACATGGTGCAGCCTATATTATTTTGACTAGCGAAGTTATGAAACAATTTAATCTGAAGGATGCAAGCACCGCACCGATTGTTCCATTGATTGGAAAAGTTGTAGGTGTAAAGTGTTGGACGATACTTGTACAGCAAAAAGATGGATCATTTAGATTACGGATTCGCTCTAAAGCACCAATTATTAATGAGTTGGCAAAAGAATATGGTGGCGGCGGTCATCCACTAGCTAGTGGCGCATTTATGCATGATGATCAGCAAATTCCCGAGTATATAAAGAAACTTGACGCGATTGCAGAAAGTTACAATGGAGAAGATTAA
- the zapA gene encoding cell division protein ZapA has translation MSDEKRRFRAKIAGENYTIIGNSTDEHMDTVVSLVEEQFEEIQKLMPGLSKERAAVLLAINAISDQLYKEEEIEKLRALLDSREK, from the coding sequence ATGTCTGACGAAAAACGCCGGTTTAGAGCAAAAATTGCCGGTGAGAACTATACTATTATCGGAAATAGTACAGACGAACATATGGATACAGTAGTAAGCCTTGTTGAAGAACAGTTTGAAGAAATCCAGAAGTTAATGCCAGGTCTAAGTAAAGAACGAGCTGCTGTTTTATTGGCAATTAACGCTATTTCAGATCAGCTATACAAAGAAGAAGAGATTGAAAAGCTGCGAGCATTGTTGGACTCAAGAGAAAAGTAG
- a CDS encoding MetQ/NlpA family ABC transporter substrate-binding protein, giving the protein MKKKNIIIWAIVAIVVIIAGYFSFGGGQKKASGKTVTIGIMSGVKQEDAIWKTVAKTAKSKYNITLKFKKFTDYSQPNKALTNGDVDLNAFQHYAFLNAWNKANKTNIVAIGKTFITPIRLYSNKVKNVKDIPDGATIAVPNDATNESRALYLLKNAGLITLKNDTDLATIKTIAKNPKHLQIKELDASQTARSLSDVTAAVINTNYAQAAKIDYKSAIYVEPVNKDSEQWINVIAANKKDKNKQEYKEVVKAYQTEKTKQVIKKQYGTAEITAWDIKLK; this is encoded by the coding sequence ATGAAAAAGAAAAATATTATTATTTGGGCAATTGTAGCCATTGTAGTTATCATTGCAGGATATTTTAGTTTTGGTGGGGGACAAAAGAAAGCTTCAGGTAAGACAGTGACTATCGGAATTATGTCAGGTGTTAAGCAAGAGGATGCAATCTGGAAGACAGTTGCTAAAACGGCTAAGTCAAAATACAACATTACTTTGAAATTCAAGAAATTTACTGATTACTCACAGCCTAACAAGGCTTTGACAAATGGTGATGTTGACCTCAATGCCTTCCAACATTATGCATTCTTAAATGCCTGGAACAAGGCTAACAAAACGAATATCGTAGCAATCGGTAAAACGTTCATTACACCGATTCGTTTATACTCTAACAAGGTAAAAAATGTTAAGGATATTCCAGATGGTGCAACAATTGCAGTACCTAACGATGCAACAAATGAGTCAAGAGCTTTGTATCTCTTAAAGAATGCAGGTTTGATCACCTTAAAGAATGATACTGACTTGGCAACAATTAAGACAATTGCTAAGAACCCAAAGCATTTGCAGATCAAAGAATTAGATGCTAGTCAGACAGCACGTTCATTATCAGATGTAACTGCAGCAGTTATCAATACCAACTATGCACAGGCAGCAAAAATTGATTACAAATCTGCAATTTATGTAGAACCAGTTAACAAAGACTCAGAACAATGGATTAATGTTATTGCAGCTAATAAGAAGGACAAGAACAAACAAGAATACAAAGAAGTTGTTAAGGCTTATCAAACAGAAAAGACTAAACAAGTAATTAAGAAACAATATGGAACAGCAGAAATCACTGCATGGGACATTAAATTAAAATAA
- a CDS encoding methionine ABC transporter ATP-binding protein: MAVEAIRLEKVSVTFTQKNKKVDAVKDVTLHVEKGDIYGIVGYSGAGKSTLVRVINLLQRPTSGKVEVNGETLYEKDSSGEKIISDKKLREKRRKIGMIFQHFNLLNEQTVIQNVAFALKHSNLKEKNILEKSKKLLELVDLSDKADVYPAQLSGGQQQRVAIARALANDPDILISDEGTSALDPKNTIQILDLLKEINEKLGLTVVLITHEMDAVKRIANKIAVMEEGQIIERGDLISIFTDAKEKLTREFLGGGSAKALATLQEYELGKLAEDERLVQLIYMGSKVSEPILVKLYRDFNVEANIIYSNIEVLRGTPIGTLFVILKGNNDSRNKAITYLKEQGVIIKAVKEQDVKKNG, from the coding sequence ATGGCTGTTGAAGCGATTAGATTAGAAAAGGTAAGTGTTACATTCACGCAAAAAAACAAGAAAGTTGATGCCGTTAAAGATGTAACCCTGCATGTTGAAAAAGGTGATATATACGGAATTGTGGGCTATTCAGGTGCAGGTAAGTCAACTTTAGTTCGTGTAATCAACTTGCTACAGCGTCCTACTTCCGGAAAAGTTGAAGTCAATGGTGAAACTTTGTATGAAAAAGATAGTTCTGGCGAGAAGATCATTAGTGACAAAAAGTTGCGTGAAAAAAGACGAAAAATAGGAATGATTTTCCAACACTTCAATCTGCTTAATGAACAGACTGTAATACAGAATGTTGCTTTTGCTTTAAAACACAGTAATTTGAAAGAAAAGAATATTTTAGAAAAATCAAAGAAGCTACTGGAACTTGTTGACTTAAGTGACAAGGCAGATGTGTATCCAGCACAGCTTTCAGGGGGACAACAACAACGTGTTGCGATTGCGAGAGCTCTGGCAAACGATCCAGATATTTTGATTTCAGATGAGGGAACTTCTGCACTTGATCCAAAAAATACTATTCAAATTCTTGATTTATTAAAAGAAATCAATGAGAAACTAGGGTTAACGGTTGTTTTAATTACACACGAGATGGACGCCGTTAAGCGAATTGCTAATAAAATAGCGGTTATGGAAGAAGGCCAAATTATTGAACGTGGTGACCTAATTTCAATCTTTACTGATGCTAAGGAGAAGCTGACACGCGAGTTTTTGGGTGGTGGTTCTGCAAAGGCGCTTGCAACTTTACAAGAATATGAACTTGGAAAGCTAGCTGAGGATGAACGATTGGTACAGCTCATTTATATGGGTTCAAAGGTTAGCGAACCAATTTTGGTTAAGCTCTATCGTGATTTTAATGTAGAGGCCAATATTATTTATAGTAATATTGAAGTTTTACGTGGGACCCCCATTGGAACACTTTTTGTTATTTTGAAGGGTAATAATGATAGTCGTAATAAAGCAATTACTTATTTAAAAGAACAAGGAGTTATTATCAAGGCTGTTAAAGAACAGGATGTGAAGAAGAATGGCTGA
- a CDS encoding IreB family regulatory phosphoprotein — protein sequence MSSLDKTMYFDFGDNHQKDVHETLVTVYQALEEKGYNPINQIVGYLLSGDPAYIPRLNDARNLIRKHERDEIVEELVRSYLHKEDKK from the coding sequence ATGAGTTCGTTAGATAAAACAATGTATTTTGATTTTGGTGATAATCATCAAAAGGATGTACATGAAACTTTAGTAACTGTATACCAAGCTTTAGAGGAAAAGGGATATAACCCAATTAATCAAATAGTAGGGTATCTTCTTTCGGGAGATCCTGCTTATATTCCAAGACTAAATGATGCACGTAATTTGATTAGAAAACATGAACGTGATGAAATTGTTGAAGAATTAGTTCGTTCTTACCTACATAAGGAGGATAAGAAGTGA
- a CDS encoding alpha-hydroxy-acid oxidizing protein, with translation MSYHANSIEKELEIINIPDLEKEFEKSMSAVNHKKEADFIIGGAGSEYTLQHNISDFDNWEIVPSVIRGLDESRGNTATEIFGIKLKTPIIVSPSAAHGLVHSTAELGTLKGTFDAGSLMTVSTFSNELLKSIHEAESAAPWFYQFSFDQNQNLNNFLLNEAIRQGAKAIVVGVFGASFGRRERDIRNHFDFDSDLPFRQLAAFPEYPSGLDILKVNNRKRDINPEEIAKIKEQTGLPVLVKGIQSGADAIRAIENGADGIWISNTGGRQLDGIRSTIKALPEIVEAVNKRVPIVFDSGIRRGQHVFKALALGADLVAVGRAPLYGLHFGGARGVTSVLEQLRTELLNTMLLAGVTDIKELKNNARLEHSYPRA, from the coding sequence ATGTCATATCATGCAAACTCAATTGAAAAAGAACTTGAAATTATTAATATTCCTGATTTAGAAAAAGAATTTGAAAAATCAATGAGTGCAGTTAATCATAAAAAGGAAGCTGATTTTATTATTGGCGGTGCTGGTTCCGAGTACACACTCCAGCATAATATTAGTGATTTTGATAATTGGGAAATTGTACCAAGTGTTATCCGTGGACTTGATGAAAGTCGGGGAAATACTGCTACAGAAATTTTTGGAATAAAGTTAAAGACACCTATTATTGTTTCACCAAGTGCGGCTCATGGTTTAGTACATTCAACCGCAGAATTAGGAACACTTAAAGGAACATTTGATGCTGGCAGTTTAATGACAGTTTCGACATTTAGCAATGAATTATTAAAGTCAATTCATGAAGCAGAGTCTGCTGCTCCCTGGTTTTATCAATTTAGCTTTGATCAAAATCAGAATTTAAATAATTTTCTATTAAATGAAGCTATTCGACAAGGAGCAAAAGCTATCGTAGTTGGCGTATTTGGAGCAAGTTTTGGTCGAAGAGAACGCGATATTCGTAATCATTTTGATTTTGATTCTGATTTACCATTTCGTCAACTTGCTGCATTTCCTGAATATCCATCGGGCCTTGATATTTTAAAAGTTAATAATCGTAAAAGGGATATTAATCCAGAGGAAATCGCTAAGATTAAAGAACAAACTGGTTTACCTGTTCTGGTCAAAGGTATTCAGTCTGGTGCAGATGCAATTCGAGCGATTGAAAATGGCGCAGACGGTATCTGGATTTCAAATACAGGAGGACGTCAACTAGATGGCATTCGTTCAACTATTAAAGCTCTTCCAGAAATTGTCGAAGCAGTAAATAAACGGGTTCCAATTGTTTTTGATAGTGGTATCAGACGTGGACAGCACGTTTTCAAAGCTCTTGCTCTTGGAGCCGATTTAGTTGCTGTTGGTCGTGCCCCACTTTATGGTCTTCACTTTGGCGGCGCTAGGGGTGTGACATCTGTTTTAGAACAACTTCGTACTGAACTATTAAATACAATGCTTCTTGCTGGAGTGACTGATATTAAAGAACTTAAAAATAATGCTCGTCTAGAACACTCTTATCCACGAGCATAA
- the alaS gene encoding alanine--tRNA ligase gives MKQLSSAQIRQMYLDFFKSKGHKVMQSAPLVPHDDPTLLWINSGVATMKKFFDGSVVPDNPRITSSQKSIRTNDIENVGHTARHHTLFEMLGNFSVGDYFKEEAITWAWELLTSPKWFGMDSEKLYVTVYPKDTEAKRIWLEEVKLPKDHVYEVEDNFWDIGEGPSGPDSEIFYDRGQEFNNLAEDDPENYPGGENERYLEIWNIVFSEFNHKPDGTYEPLPHKNIDTGMGLERVVSVFQNARTNFETDLFLPLIEKSAELGNGVKYGDSPVTDVSFKVIADHIRAVTFAIGDGALPSNEGRGYVIRRLIRRAVMHGQKLGIDEAFLYRLVPIVGQIMKSHYPEVLEQSEYIAKVVRMEEDRFNETLKDGLQLLNEMITAAKEKGAHKLSGKLAFKLYDTYGFPFELTTEYAQDQDFIVDEVEFTEQMKQQKERARAARSNAKSMGVQNGLLTDIKTESKYVGYEKLVTSGILKNIIVNNQLVDKVTTGTADLIFSETPFYAEMGGQVADQGVIMNKSGVVVAEVTNVQHAPNGQNMHTVKILSPLAVNEEYKLIVDETFHNKVRKNHTATHLLDQALRDVLGEHTHQAGSLVEPTYLRFDFTNLGSVTPEDLQKVEQIVNEKIWANLEVKTVETDLESAKKMGAIALFAEKYGDLVRVVKIGDYSMEFCGGNHAVNTGELGLFKIVAESGVGAGVRRIEAVTAREAFEFLEQKSDLLQDVATQLKVTQIKEVPRKVEALQAEIKNLEQQRSSLEAKFANQQAANIFNESENIGGLTIVASQVKVSGMDQLRQLADQWKEKNVSDVLVLATATVENKVNLIVAATPTAIKAGIKAGELIKSISPLVGGGGGGRPDMAQAGGKKPEGISSALKAAKDYLTK, from the coding sequence ATGAAGCAATTATCAAGTGCACAAATTCGACAAATGTATTTAGACTTCTTTAAGAGTAAGGGACATAAGGTAATGCAAAGTGCCCCACTTGTTCCACATGATGATCCAACCTTACTTTGGATTAATTCTGGAGTTGCGACTATGAAGAAGTTTTTTGATGGTTCTGTAGTTCCAGATAATCCTAGAATTACTAGTTCACAAAAAAGTATTAGAACAAATGATATTGAAAATGTTGGTCATACTGCTAGACATCATACGTTATTTGAAATGTTAGGTAACTTTTCAGTTGGAGATTATTTTAAAGAAGAAGCAATTACTTGGGCTTGGGAATTATTAACTAGTCCAAAGTGGTTTGGAATGGATTCAGAAAAGTTATATGTTACTGTCTATCCAAAGGATACTGAGGCAAAACGAATTTGGCTAGAAGAGGTTAAATTACCTAAAGATCATGTTTATGAAGTTGAGGATAACTTTTGGGATATTGGTGAAGGCCCCAGCGGACCAGATTCAGAAATTTTCTACGATCGTGGGCAAGAATTTAATAATCTGGCAGAAGATGATCCAGAGAATTATCCTGGTGGTGAGAATGAGCGTTACCTTGAAATCTGGAATATTGTCTTTTCAGAATTCAATCATAAACCAGATGGCACATATGAACCACTTCCACATAAAAATATTGATACGGGGATGGGACTAGAACGTGTTGTTTCTGTTTTCCAGAACGCAAGGACCAACTTTGAAACTGATTTATTCTTGCCTTTAATTGAGAAATCTGCAGAATTGGGTAATGGTGTAAAATATGGCGATTCTCCAGTGACCGACGTTTCATTTAAGGTTATTGCTGATCATATCCGTGCCGTGACTTTTGCAATCGGAGACGGAGCGTTGCCTTCAAATGAAGGACGAGGATATGTCATTAGAAGGCTGATTAGAAGAGCTGTAATGCATGGACAAAAGCTTGGAATTGATGAGGCATTTCTATATCGGTTAGTACCAATTGTTGGACAAATAATGAAGTCACATTATCCGGAAGTTCTTGAGCAATCTGAATATATCGCTAAGGTAGTAAGAATGGAAGAAGACCGCTTTAACGAGACATTGAAAGACGGTTTGCAGTTATTGAACGAAATGATTACAGCTGCAAAGGAAAAGGGAGCACACAAGCTCTCAGGCAAATTAGCCTTTAAACTTTATGATACTTATGGTTTTCCATTTGAACTAACAACTGAATATGCGCAAGATCAAGATTTCATAGTTGACGAGGTTGAATTTACTGAACAGATGAAGCAACAAAAAGAGCGTGCTCGTGCAGCTCGTAGTAATGCCAAGTCAATGGGTGTTCAAAATGGACTTCTGACCGATATTAAAACAGAAAGTAAGTATGTCGGGTACGAGAAATTAGTTACGAGCGGTATCTTGAAAAATATTATCGTTAATAATCAATTAGTTGATAAAGTTACCACTGGAACCGCCGATTTGATTTTCAGTGAGACACCTTTTTATGCCGAAATGGGTGGTCAGGTTGCTGATCAAGGGGTAATTATGAATAAGTCTGGTGTCGTGGTAGCAGAAGTTACAAATGTTCAACATGCACCAAATGGACAAAATATGCATACGGTAAAAATTCTTAGTCCATTAGCAGTCAACGAGGAGTACAAACTGATTGTTGACGAGACATTCCATAATAAGGTACGTAAGAATCATACAGCAACGCATTTGTTGGATCAGGCATTGCGGGATGTTTTAGGAGAACATACACACCAAGCAGGTTCACTAGTCGAACCAACTTATTTACGATTTGACTTCACAAATCTTGGGTCGGTAACTCCTGAAGACCTACAGAAAGTCGAACAGATTGTTAACGAAAAAATATGGGCTAATCTTGAAGTTAAGACCGTTGAGACAGATTTGGAATCAGCTAAGAAGATGGGTGCAATTGCCTTATTTGCTGAAAAATATGGTGACTTGGTACGTGTTGTAAAAATTGGCGATTATTCAATGGAATTTTGTGGAGGCAATCATGCTGTTAATACTGGCGAGCTTGGATTATTTAAGATAGTTGCCGAGTCTGGTGTTGGTGCTGGTGTTCGTCGAATTGAAGCTGTTACAGCGCGAGAAGCATTTGAGTTCTTAGAGCAAAAGAGCGATTTATTGCAAGATGTTGCTACTCAATTGAAGGTCACTCAAATTAAGGAAGTTCCACGAAAAGTAGAGGCTTTGCAGGCTGAAATTAAAAATCTGGAGCAACAAAGAAGCTCTTTAGAGGCCAAATTTGCAAACCAGCAAGCTGCCAATATCTTCAATGAAAGTGAAAATATTGGTGGATTGACGATAGTCGCTTCACAAGTTAAGGTATCCGGTATGGATCAACTACGTCAATTAGCAGATCAGTGGAAAGAAAAAAATGTTTCAGATGTCCTCGTTTTGGCGACAGCAACTGTTGAAAATAAAGTCAACTTGATTGTTGCAGCAACTCCAACTGCTATTAAAGCAGGCATAAAAGCTGGAGAGTTAATTAAGTCAATTTCACCACTTGTAGGTGGTGGTGGCGGTGGACGTCCTGATATGGCACAAGCTGGTGGGAAGAAACCAGAAGGAATCAGTAGTGCTTTGAAAGCAGCAAAGGATTATTTAACAAAATAG
- a CDS encoding metal-dependent hydrolase, with product MQIVWHGHSIIEIITANETNILIDPFITGNDLTDLKIADCHPDYILVTHAHYDHVGDTIEIAKKTGAQVIAITDLAAYLGEQGVTAEGLNFGGSYQTDFGKFKLVPAWHTAALPVGDKAPRTLGVAAGFEMHIDGKVLYNSGDTALFSDMKLINHGKGVDVAFLPIGDHFTMGIEDAVIAADFVKAKHVLPIHFNTFPAIKQDPTEYLEQLEDGVGISVAIGESFEI from the coding sequence ATGCAGATTGTATGGCACGGACATTCTATTATTGAAATAATTACAGCAAATGAAACGAATATTTTAATTGATCCTTTTATTACTGGAAATGATTTGACTGACTTAAAGATCGCTGATTGTCATCCAGATTATATTCTTGTGACTCATGCTCATTATGATCATGTTGGTGATACTATAGAGATTGCAAAAAAAACGGGTGCACAGGTGATAGCAATCACAGATTTAGCAGCTTACTTGGGTGAACAAGGAGTTACAGCAGAAGGATTGAATTTTGGTGGCTCATATCAAACTGATTTCGGTAAGTTCAAGTTAGTTCCTGCTTGGCATACTGCAGCATTGCCAGTTGGAGATAAGGCCCCACGAACACTGGGTGTAGCCGCTGGATTTGAGATGCACATAGATGGTAAAGTCTTGTATAATTCGGGTGATACTGCATTATTTTCAGATATGAAGCTGATTAATCACGGTAAAGGGGTTGATGTAGCCTTTCTTCCGATTGGAGATCATTTTACAATGGGAATTGAAGATGCTGTGATTGCTGCAGATTTTGTAAAAGCAAAACATGTTTTACCAATTCATTTCAACACTTTTCCTGCTATTAAGCAAGATCCAACAGAGTATCTTGAGCAACTAGAAGATGGTGTTGGAATATCTGTTGCAATTGGTGAGAGTTTTGAAATTTAA